The Lytechinus variegatus isolate NC3 chromosome 11, Lvar_3.0, whole genome shotgun sequence genome contains the following window.
AGCCTATATCCAGTACAGACAAATTTGGTGCAAAATAGCTAGAAAAATATAACTGCCACGCCTTGTTTCTAGATGTACAGCCTAAACATGCTGCCGTCGCCCGACCATGTCGGCCTAGCTCATGCTACCAAACCCTAGCAGAAGAGCTGCTGCGGCTACTCTTAGAGTGACAACTATCAATTCTAACTAGGATTCCTCATATAACAATTCCCATCTAAACCCAAGCTACCTAAATATTGCACTCATCTGCTCATAACAAAAACCTTGCAAGAAAACTATCTGAACCATCCTAGCATTGAATACGGATCAGAATTCGGAACTTGGAAGAGAGTCTATTTAAAGCTGCCTAACACCGAGTTATGCAAGGTATGAAACACACAAATGAAAATGTGCTAATAGCCGACTGCACTGCATAACTCTGGACAAAAGGAAAAGATTCATGACCAAGATAAAATATTTGGGTCACTGGCATAGATAGACATGACTTGTAACAGAGACTACGCTCACTGATGAAACTTTGCCGATTGACTGTCGAGACTTCCTCCAGCGTCTTTTAACCCTCATACTGCGCTGTTTCTATTTTCGCATGTCAGAAGTATACATAGGCATTTGCTCGCGGTTCATTGTCTATTTGGAAAATAAGCATTGACCGTGTCCTTCATTGCAGTGTGGAGGAGCTTTGCTTGTTGGTCGACGTTTAAGTCAATGTAGTCTCTCCGACTCAACAATGTCTCAACATCCTCCAAGAGAGACGGCAAAACAATCGACCGAAGTTTCCTGTATCTCTTAACCAAGACGCGCTGCGTTGGCTCGTTAAGTTTACAGAGAAAGTGAACGGCAGCATAGTCTGATAACAATGACCCAACTTTCACTTTACTGACCGTTTCACACTTGGAACTTGTGATGATAAGGTCGATGAGATGTCCTGCCATATGTGTTGGCTGGTGTGTTGCATGAAGCTACTGTCATGAAGTCCATTTAAGAAGTTCACTGTCTCAGGATTATCTGGAGCATCCACATGAATGTTAAAATCGCCCATGAGGACGAAGTCTTCATTCACTATTGATAGCTCGTCAAGAAAAGGCATAAATTCAGGAAGAAACATGTCTTATTAGACCATTTGATTAGACGGTGGTGGTCTGTATATACTATGACTAGTATTAGGCATTTATTTCCCATATGTTCAACTGGAACTTGGCACATTAAAAACTCCTGAAATGCTCAACAGGGCATGGTAAAATCTAGATTTGATTGTGTGTTTAAGACCAATTCCAACGCCCCTTCCTTTCCTTGGGACTGAGATGAAACTATATCCCTTTGAAAGAAGTATCGTCTCCCTCGTTTAGTCAAATCGCTGTGAGAGCCAAGACATCTATCTTTTTTCAATGAGGAAAGATTCACTCTCTTGTGTCTTGTTGCAAACTGATTGAGCATTAAGGAGTACACAAAGTGCATTCTTGCTAATGCTGCGTACACCAACCAGGTTGTCATGATTCGCACCATACTGACGGGAAGATGGACATGATTCCCGATGCCCTACGATGAcgtttcttcttcctcctcgtTTTCCACGATGCACTCTGAAGCGAGTTCCATTTATAGAGTCCCTTCGTTTGAGACGCGGATGCAAAATTTGTCGCCTTCAGTTGCAGTCAGTAGTTGAGCCAAACTCACTCTTTCTGGGTTGAGACTAAAGAAGAAAGTTCCGGTCATACATTATATGATTATCTGTCGAAGTGCAGAGGTCATGTCCATCctttttcattgtcatttggtTAGAGCTCAAGATTCGTAGTTCCATACACAAGATCCAAGCAAATATCAGAACAATACTTGCTAATCTGCTAAGGTCCATTGTGTATAGAGGTACAATGAGATCAACAATAGATTAATCCTATTCATCATTTGGATCAGCAAGAGTGAATGAAGTCAATGTCCATGTAGGAGGCGTATATGCTTCCTCCCTATATGGCTACACTGTGGACTGTAGGTAGAGGAGACAAGAACTCAAAAACTTGATGAAGCAACAACACCATGAAGCAACTAGATTACAAGTCCAAAACAGTCCAGTGGCATCAAATTGTTTCAACAAATAGAATTTTACAAGATGATAATTAACGGATTTGCCTAAACCAGTCAAAAATCTGAGAATAACagagcacaagaaagggtttgccagtgaGGCGTAACACTCACTTTTCATAAAGATAATGGGAGACTTTGCTCAACGTGTTGGCTGTTATAAATGGAAACAAAAATTGGAGGAAGTATGTAGTATGAGCGtagccattttttttccagtcgTACTAAAGTACTGCAAAGTATTTTTCGCTGGCTCCGTGCAAAAcgtttgtttatttcccccagTCGTGCTCGCTTTGTAGGTTTGCCAATTCGTAGCAAGAACGACAGGGTCTAGTATCAAGAGCGACGTCCAGCTGGAACGAATTTCTTCCCGGTCGATGTCCCGTTTTGACGCCGTTATCACAACGcattttaaggacaagtccaccccggtAAAAACTTGAtgtgaataaaaggagaaaaattcaacaagcataacactgaaaatttcttcaaaatcggatgtaaaataaagaggttatgacatttaaaagtttcacttaatttcacaaaacagttatatgcgcaTCCTATTCAGGatgcaaatgagcagactgatgacgtcacccactcactgtttcttttgtgttttattgtatgaaattgtCATTGACATGTGACACAAAATTTATTCGTctctgaacatatggaattaccACTATTTAAACAGTTTATTATTatgtcaagttggtccttattttcgaatctgtaaaaattgaaatattaaaattcaaacgaaaaaagaaagaaatagtgaatgagagacattatcgactctctcatttgcatatcactgagatgcgcatataactgttttgtgaaaaataagcgaaaatttaaattgtcgcaacatttttttattttgcatccgattttgatgaaattttcagcgtaatgcttgtttgatttttctctattgattaataTCATCAATTTTCCGGGATGGACGTGACTTTTAATGACCTTACTATACCCTTCCCGCTATGTTTGCGATGTCATCACCCTTTTTAAACCccctcataaaaaataaatagattaaaataaaataataatacattggtAATAaaggatgaaaataaaaataaatcctgATTATCCAGGTGCAAAAGTATATATACCACTACTTACGAGTGTCACAGGAAATTGAAGTACCGCCAAAACCAGCTATGCAGTAATTGTCCTTATAGACGCTGAGACGACATTTCTGAAACATATCAGTTGTTTGGCAGAATATGCGGTCGAAGAATAGGTTTGAAGGTTCCCCAAATGCCCCATGCTGCAACACTGCAAACACTCGATCATAGCCCACACTTCGACAAAGAACGTCGCTTCTGGTACGATCCACTTTCCTTCCACAGAGGCCGTTCCATCTGTCAAGGTATGAGACTTCAACTCGACCCTCATGAGGACCGGTACCATTGGTCAATCGAAGACTCATATTATTGAGTTGGACTAGAACAGATTACCAACAAAGAAGAAAGAGCAATATGTTATTCGTGAATTGGAATTTGgtgtttttgttttatggtgtaattttttttagaaactaGGTAAAATATCTTGAATTGAATAGGGGTGGGTAAATAATTGCAGGGGAGGaggggaaaataaaaacataacgTCATacataacaatgaaataatatgaTGGGTGGATGAAATCGTGTCTATTCGGTGGAAAATGGCTCATgttgcattcattcattcattcatgaagaACATTAAGATTTTAGTAACACCTGTTAAATGAACAAGAGTCAGTTCACGGGCACAATCAGTGGAAGAATAACACTTAGAGAGATAGCTCTGAAATTGAGTTCATAATACAATCTAGAATATCACTAAATTACAATATATTCACCGAATATTTGAGCGAATTCGATCTGAGGTGGCTAAAAGTTAGCAAAATTCAAACTTGGACGGCGGCGTCGCAATGTACGTAAGTACAATATACATTAGATTTCGCGGTACATGCTGTTTGTAGGCACTCCGAAAAGCAATGTGTGCAAATGATTGCAGGCTGATTTCAGCTCTATCTTTGCCAAGCTGTGCTATCAATACTTAACTTATCGAGAGTTTAGTGCAATAAGGAGAAATTGAAGGTTTGAATTCGTTCAAGCATCCAATCTCAGTGAAAAGCCCGAGTAGTCCGGCGGAAAAAATGATGTCAGAGAAAATCTTGGATCTCGTCTTCGATAAACTTAACAAGTTCAAACTTAGAAAGTACGACGAACAAGAATTACCGctacgttttcagaatacctaattttccttcttttcatattttgaagacGAAATTTCTTTCTGGGCTATTTCCAAAAAAGCTTTTCCGGTGAACTTTGAAACTGTTCCTCAGTATTAACAAAGTAGGCCTATCTATCATTGAAGGTTGAGATGCCCATTTTCTAATTTATTGGGGATCTCAAAATTCATTCATGGCGGTTTATTGTTTGTAAGCTGTGGCAGGTCGCATATCTaattggttccatgacatttgctccgatgGCAAACATGCAGGTTAAGCCAAACAGAAaatctaacctccaaaactaaatacacCCTAATCAATacttttacattattctgaaccaaaaactcttaCATTCCTAACTCTTACCCTATGTTCTCCGAGATATTAAGACCGAAGCTAATGTTGCAGGAGAAACTGTCGTGTCACCATCTAATTAATCGACCACCTGAATGCCACAGGAAGAGCTCTAATTCGGCTTCGATTTCGACATTGTCGTTTATATTCTCAATCGGACTTGGTCTTAACCATATCCAATATGAAGCAAAGTTTATGATGACAATCTTGCAAACATGCCCGAAagtcggaacgacgtgtctatgCACTTTTACGATATATTATCACCCCGGTCATCATattcattcccgcacacaatgtatgcacatcctccactccctgggagtattccagtcagttgccgatgaggcgcacacagtactagGCAAGCTacgactttcacatcctaccgggtacccatttagcattTAGCActtgggtcgagagtggcaaaatgTGGATTAACgctttgccaaaggacgccagatcGCGGTGGaattcgaacacacaaccctctgtttacatATCGAGattcagaaccactacaccacggctccatgatgatgacgatgatgattaatACCGTGTTTGCACTTAATCGGCTTTTGAATCGGCTCGCGGatctgaaccgcgagccgattcAGCATCAGCTTTTTTCATAGCGTGTAAACGTGAGTAtgttgcatcggctcgcggttcagaaccggcaattcgcaccaccaaagtagtagTTCTGAACCGagagccgattctgcatcggcaatttgtgcccatttcatttattttaccattgtgacgtaattgtaagcgcactgatccagcgttgtctttattatgacgtatattgttggtgtgcgtatcatttcaggtttttgcatcggctcgcggttctgaaacGCAAGCTGTAACAATGTGTAAACGCAAACCAAAAgtcgattctgcatcggctttcggttctgaaccaaaagccgatgaagtgtaaacacggtaaacgATGTTAATACGCAAtgtttatatagcgcttaattcAAAGATTCTAAGCgttgcatactattaccccatCTTATCGGGAGTTCCatcattcaaagaatttcttcctaccggatGCCAATACTACACCTGGGAGGAGAATGGCAAATGCAACTAAACGCCTTGCAAAATAGGACGCGAGTGCTgcgttgggattcgaaccccgaGCCTCTCGGTTCAAAGTTCGGAAACTTATCCACTGTGCCAAAGCACCTCTGTGTCGAGTTTGAGGCCAAAATAGAGCTGTTCCCTGCATCTCCGACAACCCACTCCAATGATACTTACATGTGTCGCATGCTACTCCGGCGTACCTGCTTCCTTGGCATTCCCCAACCCTACCGAGGGTGCACTCGTGTAATCTAGAGGCCATGCTATGGCAATCCATTAGAGTGTAGGTAATATCGACATCGGAATCCCCCCATAAGTTTCGTCGCGTCAATACGTTGCTCCGTCCGTATCCTAAAGATCCACAAACTACTTCCGCGACATCAGCTATCCAATTGTTATTTCCGCAGAGGGCTTCCCACGATCCGTTCACCATGATCTCTACTTGGCCTATATTTGGGGTCTCTCCGCGAGTGAGACGTACAGATGTCGCAGTTTCTGCGTGTAAAACAGAGGGGGACAaagtatagaaaaaaaaacagaaacctGGTGCTTTTCTTCCATAGAAATCAAATatacacccccacacacacacaatagaAAATAACGGGCAAGATGACATCGATATCATTATCCACGATGGGAGTATGGCAGAAATACATGAATTGAGAAATCAAAGATAAATagggaaaatataaatgaaaagtatataGCCATGAATCTTGCCTAGGAAACGACAAATGGGACAACAGACGGACATGATTATCTAAAATTAGAAACAACACACGAGAAAAAGGGGTAAACACACACGAACTCGCCCAACCACGCACACCTACACCcacctgcgaaacatttctcatacatttccctggCACTTCTGGTCAACTGAAagaaaacggatacattcaagcattttgtaacaattttgccacccaaattgaaatgtcAGCACGAAGTAAGCACAACCtctaccctttttgtgccagctggatctgaggacaacTGAATctgacaaaagtttatatcagacatctccagcatttacaatgggtttacatttcatttttcattaaatacttgtttctccGCTCTTTTcgcaagcttgacaatgattaacaatatGGAAATTAGGCctgagccatttcatgtaaatcacagctcagtgtaaagcaaatatcgtcacgctGACCTGAGCAGTGTGTGGGGAGTTGGGCTGGgagcaatgcactcttcgaagtgttgtgggcaaggaaacaagtttaaaaaagataaaagatatcttcaaattaatttggctcactaaattccacgtgttctttatgattaaggtctacttttattcgcataactatttcaaagttctgcgaaaataatttttcactaaattttcaaaagtaagtggtgctcactcaagccgaaatatttttgacagttatatcgtcatttgcttaaatggatctgttcCAATGTTAATATgtgaaaaatcttcaggatattttcTCAGTATATTTTCtcagtatattttttttgatacgcactatatatatatatatatatatatatatatatatatatatatcgtcggccttatgccaaaagggcctcaactgcttttggccattctgagataatggcgtttaaaggttttggcctctctaataatcaaaagtttgtggtcgttttttttgcttttgaagccaatttcgataaacgtgttaagttattaagttttacatgaaatgtgttaaatttattataaaatattcagaacccctaaaatcgggttaaggcccttttggcataaggccgacgatatatatatatatatacagtgcgtctcacaaaaacgaaaccgagatttagagATGAtctatcataacttaatcacaaatacaatagacaaatcacCTACCATTtaaaagcttagaatctcctctttcatctgaaataacttagattatttctcattctcgcatgagtgagcaaaaacaatttgaaaaggaaataccaaaaagtcacttggcggggcGTATCTCGGTTTTAAAAGGAAAACCACGTTTTCAAAACGTTCATTtcctgctctttaatttgatacctcaaatacagaaaatggtcaagaaataacaaagttctggttatttgaaataaggcttgaatttcaataatttcataaaatgaagaggttttacaggctagcgttcaaactcagtCGACaatccgttttgttgacgatcagccatgcattaagccTTTTGTTACCATGGgttagcttctgtgggaaaccagtgaaaacacgtttatttaatgaaattattgaaatacaagcattgtttcgagggatcataacttttttacttcttgaccattttctgtgattaaggtaacAAATTCAAgggcagatattgaactttttagtcatgtgattttctttttgaaattcagatacccccagccaaatgagtttttggcatcctatttttgaattgtttttgctctATCATGCGTAAATGAGaaataatataattaatttcagatggaagaggagattctaagctttaaaatggtaggtcatttgtctattgtatttatgattaagttatgataaatcatctctaaatctcggtttcgtttttctGGGGCACatagtatccctaaattagacctcaaaatagccaatctggaataaaattattggaaatggtttttcaactgatttgagtaggtatgggtgtcaacacttaccaaaaaaaagttaggaggaatacgggcTGGGGAAAATggtttttttcaaggtcaaaggtcaatgaccttttcatatataccgTATACtgatatctctgagatggaaaggtaCAGGctagtgatcatggtgtcaaaatgtacagattcttacaagaaggtaaaatagaatgaatgtgAGTACCTAGAATAGacattcaccaataaaattcaaggtcaaagctttcaaaaggtcaatgacctttttacattataaatatcatactgtataatggtatctctgagatggaaggGCACAAGTTGGttatcatggtgtcaaaatgcacaaatttttaccagaatatcaaatgaaataaaattaagtacctagcATGCACATTCActgatgaaattcaaggtcaaagcctttcaaaggtcaatgacctgttttacattatataccatactgtataatggtatctctgagatgataaggtacaggctagtgatcatggtgtcaaaatgtacagattcttacaataaggtaaaatagaatgaatgtgAGTACCTAGAATGGacattcaccaataaaattcaaggtcaaagctttcaaaaggtcaatgacctttttacattataaatatcatactgtataatggtatctctgagatggaaggGCACAAGTTGGttatcatggtgtcaaaatgcacagattctgatcagaaaatcaaataaaataaaattaaggacatagaatgcatattcacccataaaatttaaggccaaaggtcaatgaccttttatacattatatactATATTATATACTGATATCTCGAAGATAAAACGGCGCaggttggtgttcttggtgtcagaatacgcagattcttacaagaagatcaaataaaatgaaattaagtatcgacaatgcacattcacccttaaaattcaaagacaaaggtcaatgtcctttttgacattagataataataatggtatctctgagataaaacaccgcaggttagtgatcttggtgccaaaatgcaaagatttgtacaagaatcttctgaaaatgagtaggataggtctaactctcatgtcacagctagcatcatcttagagcatttccaaacagcagagggatgatgaagtgaaggccatcattagagctgaatgtatatcaacttcaacaaagatgaattcccgtattattattaattacctctcattgcgagctgccagaatctcttgagatgctaatgttg
Protein-coding sequences here:
- the LOC121423533 gene encoding neurotrypsin-like, which codes for MVNGSWEALCGNNNWIADVAEVVCGSLGYGRSNVLTRRNLWGDSDVDITYTLMDCHSMASRLHECTLGRVGECQGSRYAGVACDTFQLNNMSLRLTNGTGPHEGRVEVSYLDRWNGLCGRKVDRTRSDVLCRSVGYDRVFAVLQHGAFGEPSNLFFDRIFCQTTDMFQKCRLSVYKDNYCIAGFGGTSISCDTHGFDVDVDADSFKDMMLSIE